One Solanum pennellii chromosome 10, SPENNV200 genomic region harbors:
- the LOC107001171 gene encoding uncharacterized protein LOC107001171, with amino-acid sequence MLEQLQYSVDGPGGTGKTYTYRALLVKVRSRGGRTAQSRFEIPPLTSESTMTNMSKQSGASKLFRKEKVIIWDEAPMVRQKTIETVHRSFRDIMDIAKPFGRKVMVFGGDFRQVLPVVPKSTRAEIVNASLVKSYLRPLMKKIQFTRNMRAITDPTFSDFLH; translated from the exons ATGTTGGAACAACTGCAATATTCTGTGGATGGACCCGGGGGAACTGGAAAAACATACACATACCGTGCATTACTGGTCAAGGTTAGATCAAGAG GAGGACGTACAGCACAATCAAGGTTTGAGATCCCTCCTCTAACAAGTGAATCAACTATGACAAACATGTCAAAGCAAAGTGGTGCTTCCAAATtgtttagaaaagaaaaagtgattATATGGGATGAAGCACCAATGGTCAGACAAAAAACAATAGAAACAGTGCACAGGAGCTTCAGAGACATAATGGACATCGCTAAACCATTCGGCAGAAAAGTCATGGTTTTTGGAGGAGATTTTCGGCAGGTGTTACCAGTAGTTCCAAAATCAACTCGAGCAGAAATTGTAAATGCAAGCTTGGTCAAATCATATCTCAGGCCTTTGATGAAGAAGATTCAATTTACTAGAAACATGAGAGCAATAACAGATCCAACATTCAGTGACTTCTTACATTGA